A region of Arabidopsis thaliana chromosome 5, partial sequence DNA encodes the following proteins:
- the IMD1 gene encoding isopropylmalate dehydrogenase 1 (isopropylmalate dehydrogenase 1 (IMD1); FUNCTIONS IN: 3-isopropylmalate dehydrogenase activity; INVOLVED IN: glucosinolate biosynthetic process, leucine biosynthetic process, response to salt stress, metabolic process; LOCATED IN: chloroplast, chloroplast stroma, plastid; EXPRESSED IN: root, leaf; EXPRESSED DURING: seedling growth; CONTAINS InterPro DOMAIN/s: Isopropylmalate dehydrogenase (InterPro:IPR004429), Isocitrate/isopropylmalate dehydrogenase (InterPro:IPR001804), Isocitrate/isopropylmalate dehydrogenase, conserved site (InterPro:IPR019818); BEST Arabidopsis thaliana protein match is: isopropylmalate dehydrogenase 3 (TAIR:AT1G31180.1); Has 15358 Blast hits to 15358 proteins in 2638 species: Archae - 395; Bacteria - 8381; Metazoa - 576; Fungi - 833; Plants - 241; Viruses - 0; Other Eukaryotes - 4932 (source: NCBI BLink).) has protein sequence MAAFLQTNISLNAIKIVPGKYSSLTDHQFRAPYRIRCAAASPGKKRYNIALLPGDGIGPEVISVAKNVLQKAGSLEGLEFDFKEMPVGGAALDLVGVPLPEETFTAAKLSDAILLGAIGGYKWDKNEKHLRPEMALFYLRRDLKVFANLRPATVLPQLVDASTLKKEVAEGVDMMIVRELTGGIYFGEPRGITINENGEEVGVSTEIYAAHEIDRIARVAFETARKRRGKLCSVDKANVLDASILWRKRVTALASEYPDVELSHMYVDNAAMQLIRDPKQFDTIVTNNIFGDILSDEASMITGSIGMLPSASLGESGPGLFEPIHGSAPDIAGQDKANPLATILSAAMLLKYGLGEEKAAKRIEDAVVDALNKGFRTGDIYSPGNKLVGCKEMGEEVLKSVESKVPATV, from the exons ATGGCGGCGTTTTTGCAAACGAACATCAGTCTGAATGCGATCAAGATCGTCCCGGGGAAATACAGTTCTCTCACCGATCATCAGTTTCGTGCGCCGTATCGAATTAGGTGCGCCGCCGCTTCACCTGGGAAAAAACGGTATAACATCGCTCTGCTTCCCGGAGACGGTATCGGTCCAGAAGTTATCTCTGTTGCTAAGAATGTGCTTCAGAAAGCTGGATCTCTCGAag GACTGGAGTTTGATTTCAAGGAGATGCCTGTCGGAGGAGCAGCCTTGGATTTGGTTGGAGTTCCATTGCCGGAGGAAACTTTCACGGCTGCAAAACTATCTGATGCCATTCTTCTTGGAGCTATTGGAGG GTACAAATGGGACAAGAATGAGAAACATCTGAGACCTGAGATGGCTCTGTTTTACCTTAGAAGAGATCTCAAAGTCTTTGCTAATTTGAGACCTGCTACAGTTTTGCCACAG CTAGTTGATGCTTCCACACTGAAGAAAGAAGTAGCAGAAGGTGTTGATATGATGATTGTTAGGGAGCTCACAGGAGGTATTTACTTTGGAGAGCCAAGAGGCATTACGATCAATGAAAATGGCGAAGAAGTCGGCGTTAGTACAGAGATCTACGCTGCTCACGAG ATTGACAGAATTGCTCGTGTAGCATTCGAGACTGCTAGGAAAAGGCGTGGCAAACTTTGTTCTGTTGACAAAGCCAATGTGTTGGAT GCATCAATATTGTGGAGGAAAAGAGTAACAGCTTTAGCCTCTGAATATCCAGATGTTGAACTATCACATATGTATGTCGATAATGCTGCAATGCAGCTTATTCGTGACCCGAAACAG TTTGACACAATCGTTAccaataacatttttggtgaTATATTGTCTGATGAAGCTTCAATGATCACTGGAAGCATTGGAATGCTTCCATCTGCTAGTCTCGGTGAATCg GGACCTGGACTCTTTGAACCTATACATGGTTCAGCACCAGATATAGCTGGACAAGACAAGGCAAACCCATTGGCCACCATTCTCAGCGCGGCGATGCTTCTGAAGTATGGacttggagaagaaaaggCTGCAAAGAGGATTGAAGACGCTGTCGTGGATGCTCTGAACAAAGGGTTCAGAACCGGAGACATCTACTCCCCTGGAAAT AAACTGGTGGGATGCAAGGAAATGGGTGAGGAGGTTCTCAAATCAGTGGAATCCAAAGTTCCAGCTACTGTTTAA
- the IMD1 gene encoding isopropylmalate dehydrogenase 1 (isopropylmalate dehydrogenase 1; FUNCTIONS IN: 3-isopropylmalate dehydrogenase activity; INVOLVED IN: glucosinolate biosynthetic process, leucine biosynthetic process, response to salt stress, metabolic process; LOCATED IN: chloroplast, plastid; EXPRESSED IN: root, leaf; EXPRESSED DURING: seedling growth; CONTAINS InterPro DOMAIN/s: Isopropylmalate dehydrogenase (InterPro:IPR004429), Isocitrate/isopropylmalate dehydrogenase (InterPro:IPR001804), Isocitrate/isopropylmalate dehydrogenase, conserved site (InterPro:IPR019818); BEST Arabidopsis thaliana protein match is: isopropylmalate dehydrogenase 3 (TAIR:AT1G31180.1); Has 15391 Blast hits to 15391 proteins in 2664 species: Archae - 400; Bacteria - 8416; Metazoa - 576; Fungi - 851; Plants - 241; Viruses - 0; Other Eukaryotes - 4907 (source: NCBI BLink).) — MAAFLQTNISLNAIKIVPGKYSSLTDHQFRAPYRIRCAAASPGKKRYNIALLPGDGIGPEVISVAKNVLQKAGSLEGLEFDFKEMPVGGAALDLVGVPLPEETFTAAKLSDAILLGAIGGYKWDKNEKHLRPEMALFYLRRDLKVFANLRPATVLPQLVDASTLKKEVAEGVDMMIVRELTGGIYFGEPRGITINENGEEVGVSTEIYAAHEIDRIARVAFETARKRRGKLCSVDKANVLDASILWRKRVTALASEYPDVELSHMYVDNAAMQLIRDPKQFDTIVTNNIFGDILSDEASMITGSIGMLPSASLGESGPGLFEPIHGSAPDIAGQDKANPLATILSAAMLLKYGLGEEKAAKRIEDAVVDALNKGFRTGDIYSPGNVCA; from the exons ATGGCGGCGTTTTTGCAAACGAACATCAGTCTGAATGCGATCAAGATCGTCCCGGGGAAATACAGTTCTCTCACCGATCATCAGTTTCGTGCGCCGTATCGAATTAGGTGCGCCGCCGCTTCACCTGGGAAAAAACGGTATAACATCGCTCTGCTTCCCGGAGACGGTATCGGTCCAGAAGTTATCTCTGTTGCTAAGAATGTGCTTCAGAAAGCTGGATCTCTCGAag GACTGGAGTTTGATTTCAAGGAGATGCCTGTCGGAGGAGCAGCCTTGGATTTGGTTGGAGTTCCATTGCCGGAGGAAACTTTCACGGCTGCAAAACTATCTGATGCCATTCTTCTTGGAGCTATTGGAGG GTACAAATGGGACAAGAATGAGAAACATCTGAGACCTGAGATGGCTCTGTTTTACCTTAGAAGAGATCTCAAAGTCTTTGCTAATTTGAGACCTGCTACAGTTTTGCCACAG CTAGTTGATGCTTCCACACTGAAGAAAGAAGTAGCAGAAGGTGTTGATATGATGATTGTTAGGGAGCTCACAGGAGGTATTTACTTTGGAGAGCCAAGAGGCATTACGATCAATGAAAATGGCGAAGAAGTCGGCGTTAGTACAGAGATCTACGCTGCTCACGAG ATTGACAGAATTGCTCGTGTAGCATTCGAGACTGCTAGGAAAAGGCGTGGCAAACTTTGTTCTGTTGACAAAGCCAATGTGTTGGAT GCATCAATATTGTGGAGGAAAAGAGTAACAGCTTTAGCCTCTGAATATCCAGATGTTGAACTATCACATATGTATGTCGATAATGCTGCAATGCAGCTTATTCGTGACCCGAAACAG TTTGACACAATCGTTAccaataacatttttggtgaTATATTGTCTGATGAAGCTTCAATGATCACTGGAAGCATTGGAATGCTTCCATCTGCTAGTCTCGGTGAATCg GGACCTGGACTCTTTGAACCTATACATGGTTCAGCACCAGATATAGCTGGACAAGACAAGGCAAACCCATTGGCCACCATTCTCAGCGCGGCGATGCTTCTGAAGTATGGacttggagaagaaaaggCTGCAAAGAGGATTGAAGACGCTGTCGTGGATGCTCTGAACAAAGGGTTCAGAACCGGAGACATCTACTCCCCTGGAAATGTATGTGCATGA
- the IMD1 gene encoding isopropylmalate dehydrogenase 1 (isopropylmalate dehydrogenase 1; FUNCTIONS IN: 3-isopropylmalate dehydrogenase activity; INVOLVED IN: glucosinolate biosynthetic process, leucine biosynthetic process, response to salt stress, metabolic process; LOCATED IN: chloroplast, plastid; EXPRESSED IN: root, leaf; EXPRESSED DURING: seedling growth; CONTAINS InterPro DOMAIN/s: Isopropylmalate dehydrogenase (InterPro:IPR004429), Isocitrate/isopropylmalate dehydrogenase (InterPro:IPR001804); BEST Arabidopsis thaliana protein match is: isopropylmalate dehydrogenase 3 (TAIR:AT1G31180.1); Has 11924 Blast hits to 11924 proteins in 2534 species: Archae - 362; Bacteria - 6454; Metazoa - 482; Fungi - 838; Plants - 234; Viruses - 0; Other Eukaryotes - 3554 (source: NCBI BLink).) produces the protein MAAFLQTNISLNAIKIVPGKYSSLTDHQFRAPYRIRCAAASPGKKRYNIALLPGDGIGPEVISVAKNVLQKAGSLEGLEFDFKEMPVGGAALDLVGVPLPEETFTAAKLSDAILLGAIGGYKWDKNEKHLRPEMALFYLRRDLKVFANLRPATVLPQLVDASTLKKEVAEGVDMMIVRELTGGIYFGEPRGITINENGEEVGVSTEIYAAHEIDRIARVAFETARKRRGKLCSVDKANVLDASILWRKRVTALASEYPDVELSHMYVDNAAMQLIRDPKQVLTQSLPITFLVIYCLMKLQ, from the exons ATGGCGGCGTTTTTGCAAACGAACATCAGTCTGAATGCGATCAAGATCGTCCCGGGGAAATACAGTTCTCTCACCGATCATCAGTTTCGTGCGCCGTATCGAATTAGGTGCGCCGCCGCTTCACCTGGGAAAAAACGGTATAACATCGCTCTGCTTCCCGGAGACGGTATCGGTCCAGAAGTTATCTCTGTTGCTAAGAATGTGCTTCAGAAAGCTGGATCTCTCGAag GACTGGAGTTTGATTTCAAGGAGATGCCTGTCGGAGGAGCAGCCTTGGATTTGGTTGGAGTTCCATTGCCGGAGGAAACTTTCACGGCTGCAAAACTATCTGATGCCATTCTTCTTGGAGCTATTGGAGG GTACAAATGGGACAAGAATGAGAAACATCTGAGACCTGAGATGGCTCTGTTTTACCTTAGAAGAGATCTCAAAGTCTTTGCTAATTTGAGACCTGCTACAGTTTTGCCACAG CTAGTTGATGCTTCCACACTGAAGAAAGAAGTAGCAGAAGGTGTTGATATGATGATTGTTAGGGAGCTCACAGGAGGTATTTACTTTGGAGAGCCAAGAGGCATTACGATCAATGAAAATGGCGAAGAAGTCGGCGTTAGTACAGAGATCTACGCTGCTCACGAG ATTGACAGAATTGCTCGTGTAGCATTCGAGACTGCTAGGAAAAGGCGTGGCAAACTTTGTTCTGTTGACAAAGCCAATGTGTTGGAT GCATCAATATTGTGGAGGAAAAGAGTAACAGCTTTAGCCTCTGAATATCCAGATGTTGAACTATCACATATGTATGTCGATAATGCTGCAATGCAGCTTATTCGTGACCCGAAACAGGT TTTGACACAATCGTTAccaataacatttttggtgaTATATTGTCTGATGAAGCTTCAATGA
- a CDS encoding Leucine-rich repeat protein kinase family protein encodes MEQLKVLPLLFLSWVMFLQSTHQLPNSQTQVLYQLRKHLEFPKALESWGNYYGDLCQIPATAHMSITCQGNSITELKVMGDKLFKPFGMFDGSSLPNHTLSEAFIIDSFVTTLTRLTSLRVLSLVSLGIYGEFPGKIHRLNSLEYLDLSSNFLFGSVPPDISRLVMLQSLMLDGNYFNGSVPDTLDSLTNLTVLSLKNNRFKGPFPSSICRIGRLTNLALSHNEISGKLPDLSKLSHLHMLDLRENHLDSELPVMPIRLVTVLLSKNSFSGEIPRRFGGLSQLQHLDLSFNHLTGTPSRFLFSLPNISYLDLASNKLSGKLPLNLTCGGKLGFVDLSNNRLIGTPPRCLAGASGERVVKLGGNCLSIIGSHDQHQEFLCEEAETEGKQFQGRKVGILIAVIGGAVLVLVFFVLVILLLLCTNRCSSCCSREKSVPQTRLKVVTDNSHTSLSSEVLASARLISQTAKLGAQGVPSCRSFSFEDLKEATDDFDSSRFLGEGSLGKLYRGTLENGSSIAIRCLVLSRKFSSQSIRGHLDWMAKLNHPHLLGFLGHCTQTSGEHDPVATILYLVYEYMPNGSYRTHLSGQSFGICSKLNVILNLSVLGKSLLLEYCLFVESFSEKILTWPDRLAILIEIAKAVHFLHTGVMPGSFNNQLKTNNILLDEHKIAKLSDYGVSAIIEENEKLETKSETHKSKKKAKREDDVYNFGFILLESLIGPVPTTKGEAFLLNEMTSFGSQDGRQKIVSPTVLTTSSQESLSIAISIANKCVLLEPSARPSFEDVLWNLQYAAQMQSAADAERKSDTSS; translated from the exons ATGGAACAATTAAAGGTTTTACCTTTGCTCTTTCTTTCATGGGTTATGTTCTTACAAAGCACTCATCAACTGCCGAACTCTCAGACTCAGGTCCTGTATCAGCTCAGGAAGCATCTGGAATTCCCTAAAGCTCTGGAATCTTGGGGAAATTACTATGGAGACTTATGTCAAATCCCTGCAACTGCTCACATGAGCATCACCTGTCAAGGTAATTCCATCACGGAGCTTAAAGTCATGGGGGACAAGCTTTTTAAACCATTTGGTATGTTTGATGGGTCTTCACTTCCAAATCACACTCTGTCTGAAGCATTCAtaattgattcttttgttaCCACATTGACAAGGCTTACAAGCTTGAGGGTTCTTAGCTTAGTGTCTCTAGGTATCTATGGTGAGTTCCCAGGGAAAATCCATCGGTTGAATTCTCTTGAGTACTTGGATTTGAGttcaaattttctgtttgGCTCTGTCCCTCCTGATATTTCCAGATTGGTTATGCTTCAAAGTCTGATGCTTGATGGAAATTACTTCAACGGTAGTGTTCCAGACACGTTGGATTCCTTGACCAATCTTACTGTTCTTAGTTTAAAGAACAATCGGTTCAAAGGTccatttccttcttcaattTGCAGAATTGGAAGACTAACAAATCTTGCTCTATCACACAATGAGATTTCTGGTAAATTGCCTGATCTCAGCAAGTTAAGTCATCTGCATATGCTGGATCTGAGAGAAAACCACTTGGATTCTGAACTACCTGTCATGCCTATAAGATTAGTTACTGTTCTCCTGAGCAAGAACTCCTTCTCAGGCGAAATTCCAAGACGTTTTGGCGGTTTGTCTCAGCTTCAGCATCTTGACTTGTCGTTCAATCATCTGACTGGAACTCCATCTCGGTTCTTGTTCTCTTTGCCAAACATTAGTTACTTGGATTTGGCATCTAACAAGCTCAGTGGGAAGCTACCTCTTAATCTGACCTGTGGAGGCAAACTCGGATTTGTGGATTTGTCGAATAACAGATTGATTGGGACTCCTCCCCGTTGCTTGGCAGGAGCTTCCGGCGAGCGAGTTGTTAAACTTGGTGGAAACTGCTTGTCCATAATTGGCAGTCATGATCAGCATCAAGAATTCTTATGCGAAGAGGCTGAAACTGAGGGAAAACAGTTCCAAGGAAGAAAGGTTGGGATTTTGATTGCTGTCATTGGTGGAgctgttcttgttcttgtgttttttgtaTTAGTTATCCTCCTCCTGTTATGCACAAACCGCTGCTCTAGCTGTTGTTCAAGAGAAAAGTCAGTGCCGCAAACTCGGCTTAAGGTTGTGACAGATAACTCACACACCAGTCTCTCCTCTGAAGTTCTTGCTAGTGCAA GGTTAATCTCTCAAACAGCAAAGCTAGGTGCACAGGGTGTGCCCTCATGCCGgtccttttcttttgaagaTTTAAAGGAAGCCACAGACGATTTTGATTCATCACGTTTCTTAGGTGAAGGCTCCCTTGGAAAG CTATACAGAGGAACACTGGAAAATGGAAGTTCCATAGCTATCAGATGTCTGGTTTTATCAAGGAAATTCTCCAGCCAGAGTATCAGAGGTCACTTAGACTGGATGGCAAAGCTCAACCATCCTCATCTCCTTGGCTTCTTGGGCCATTGTACGCAAACCAGCGGAGAACACGATCCTGTTGCAACCATACTCTACCTTGTATACGAGTATATGCCCAACGGGAGCTATCGCACACATCTATCAGGTCAGTCGTTTGGCATTTGTAGTAAACTAAATGTTATACTGAATCTCTCTGTACTTGGAAAATCGTTGTTGTTagaatattgtttatttgtaGAATCTTTCTCGGAGAAGATCCTGACATGGCCAGATCGGCTAGCAATTCTGATTGAGATAGCAAAGGCAGTTCATTTTCTTCACACCGGTGTAATGCCTGGTTCATTCAACAATCAGCTTAAGACTAACAATATTTTGCTTGACGAACACAAGATTGCAAAGCTCAGTGACTATGGAGTCTCTGCCATCATTGAAGAGAACGAAAAGCTTGAG ACAAAGTCAGAAACCCACAAGTCAAA GAAAAAGGCTAAAAGAGAGGACGATGTGTACAACTTCGGATTCATACTTCTGGAATCTCTGATAGGACCAGTGCCCACTACAAAAGGAGAGGCTTTTCTTCTCAACGAAATG ACATCATTTGGGAGCCAAGACGGTCGGCAGAAAATAGTAAGTCCAACAGTCCTAACAACAAGCTCGCAGGAGTCTTTATCGATTGCGATCTCAATCGCCAATAAATGTGTTTTGCTTGAACCTTCCGCAAGACCTTCCTTTGAAGATGTTCTCTGGAACTTACAATACGCAGCTCAAATGCAGTCTGCCGCAGACGCTGAACGCAAATCTGATACGTCGTCGTGA
- a CDS encoding Leucine-rich repeat protein kinase family protein (Leucine-rich repeat protein kinase family protein; FUNCTIONS IN: protein serine/threonine kinase activity, protein kinase activity, ATP binding; INVOLVED IN: transmembrane receptor protein tyrosine kinase signaling pathway, protein amino acid phosphorylation; LOCATED IN: mitochondrion; EXPRESSED IN: 22 plant structures; EXPRESSED DURING: 13 growth stages; CONTAINS InterPro DOMAIN/s: Protein kinase, catalytic domain (InterPro:IPR000719), Leucine-rich repeat (InterPro:IPR001611), Serine/threonine-protein kinase-like domain (InterPro:IPR017442), Protein kinase-like domain (InterPro:IPR011009); BEST Arabidopsis thaliana protein match is: Leucine-rich repeat protein kinase family protein (TAIR:AT3G03770.2); Has 111153 Blast hits to 61478 proteins in 2137 species: Archae - 27; Bacteria - 5463; Metazoa - 27639; Fungi - 2569; Plants - 67603; Viruses - 117; Other Eukaryotes - 7735 (source: NCBI BLink).) yields MEQLKVLPLLFLSWVMFLQSTHQLPNSQTQVLYQLRKHLEFPKALESWGNYYGDLCQIPATAHMSITCQGNSITELKVMGDKLFKPFGMFDGSSLPNHTLSEAFIIDSFVTTLTRLTSLRVLSLVSLGIYGEFPGKIHRLNSLEYLDLSSNFLFGSVPPDISRLVMLQSLMLDGNYFNGSVPDTLDSLTNLTVLSLKNNRFKGPFPSSICRIGRLTNLALSHNEISGKLPDLSKLSHLHMLDLRENHLDSELPVMPIRLVTVLLSKNSFSGEIPRRFGGLSQLQHLDLSFNHLTGTPSRFLFSLPNISYLDLASNKLSGKLPLNLTCGGKLGFVDLSNNRLIGTPPRCLAGASGERVVKLGGNCLSIIGSHDQHQEFLCEEAETEGKQFQGRKVGILIAVIGGAVLVLVFFVLVILLLLCTNRCSSCCSREKSVPQTRLKVVTDNSHTSLSSEVLASARLISQTAKLGAQGVPSCRSFSFEDLKEATDDFDSSRFLGEGSLGKLYRGTLENGSSIAIRCLVLSRKFSSQSIRGHLDWMAKLNHPHLLGFLGHCTQTSGEHDPVATILYLVYEYMPNGSYRTHLSESFSEKILTWPDRLAILIEIAKAVHFLHTGVMPGSFNNQLKTNNILLDEHKIAKLSDYGVSAIIEENEKLETKSETHKSKKKAKREDDVYNFGFILLESLIGPVPTTKGEAFLLNEMTSFGSQDGRQKIVSPTVLTTSSQESLSIAISIANKCVLLEPSARPSFEDVLWNLQYAAQMQSAADAERKSDTSS; encoded by the exons ATGGAACAATTAAAGGTTTTACCTTTGCTCTTTCTTTCATGGGTTATGTTCTTACAAAGCACTCATCAACTGCCGAACTCTCAGACTCAGGTCCTGTATCAGCTCAGGAAGCATCTGGAATTCCCTAAAGCTCTGGAATCTTGGGGAAATTACTATGGAGACTTATGTCAAATCCCTGCAACTGCTCACATGAGCATCACCTGTCAAGGTAATTCCATCACGGAGCTTAAAGTCATGGGGGACAAGCTTTTTAAACCATTTGGTATGTTTGATGGGTCTTCACTTCCAAATCACACTCTGTCTGAAGCATTCAtaattgattcttttgttaCCACATTGACAAGGCTTACAAGCTTGAGGGTTCTTAGCTTAGTGTCTCTAGGTATCTATGGTGAGTTCCCAGGGAAAATCCATCGGTTGAATTCTCTTGAGTACTTGGATTTGAGttcaaattttctgtttgGCTCTGTCCCTCCTGATATTTCCAGATTGGTTATGCTTCAAAGTCTGATGCTTGATGGAAATTACTTCAACGGTAGTGTTCCAGACACGTTGGATTCCTTGACCAATCTTACTGTTCTTAGTTTAAAGAACAATCGGTTCAAAGGTccatttccttcttcaattTGCAGAATTGGAAGACTAACAAATCTTGCTCTATCACACAATGAGATTTCTGGTAAATTGCCTGATCTCAGCAAGTTAAGTCATCTGCATATGCTGGATCTGAGAGAAAACCACTTGGATTCTGAACTACCTGTCATGCCTATAAGATTAGTTACTGTTCTCCTGAGCAAGAACTCCTTCTCAGGCGAAATTCCAAGACGTTTTGGCGGTTTGTCTCAGCTTCAGCATCTTGACTTGTCGTTCAATCATCTGACTGGAACTCCATCTCGGTTCTTGTTCTCTTTGCCAAACATTAGTTACTTGGATTTGGCATCTAACAAGCTCAGTGGGAAGCTACCTCTTAATCTGACCTGTGGAGGCAAACTCGGATTTGTGGATTTGTCGAATAACAGATTGATTGGGACTCCTCCCCGTTGCTTGGCAGGAGCTTCCGGCGAGCGAGTTGTTAAACTTGGTGGAAACTGCTTGTCCATAATTGGCAGTCATGATCAGCATCAAGAATTCTTATGCGAAGAGGCTGAAACTGAGGGAAAACAGTTCCAAGGAAGAAAGGTTGGGATTTTGATTGCTGTCATTGGTGGAgctgttcttgttcttgtgttttttgtaTTAGTTATCCTCCTCCTGTTATGCACAAACCGCTGCTCTAGCTGTTGTTCAAGAGAAAAGTCAGTGCCGCAAACTCGGCTTAAGGTTGTGACAGATAACTCACACACCAGTCTCTCCTCTGAAGTTCTTGCTAGTGCAA GGTTAATCTCTCAAACAGCAAAGCTAGGTGCACAGGGTGTGCCCTCATGCCGgtccttttcttttgaagaTTTAAAGGAAGCCACAGACGATTTTGATTCATCACGTTTCTTAGGTGAAGGCTCCCTTGGAAAG CTATACAGAGGAACACTGGAAAATGGAAGTTCCATAGCTATCAGATGTCTGGTTTTATCAAGGAAATTCTCCAGCCAGAGTATCAGAGGTCACTTAGACTGGATGGCAAAGCTCAACCATCCTCATCTCCTTGGCTTCTTGGGCCATTGTACGCAAACCAGCGGAGAACACGATCCTGTTGCAACCATACTCTACCTTGTATACGAGTATATGCCCAACGGGAGCTATCGCACACATCTATCAG AATCTTTCTCGGAGAAGATCCTGACATGGCCAGATCGGCTAGCAATTCTGATTGAGATAGCAAAGGCAGTTCATTTTCTTCACACCGGTGTAATGCCTGGTTCATTCAACAATCAGCTTAAGACTAACAATATTTTGCTTGACGAACACAAGATTGCAAAGCTCAGTGACTATGGAGTCTCTGCCATCATTGAAGAGAACGAAAAGCTTGAG ACAAAGTCAGAAACCCACAAGTCAAA GAAAAAGGCTAAAAGAGAGGACGATGTGTACAACTTCGGATTCATACTTCTGGAATCTCTGATAGGACCAGTGCCCACTACAAAAGGAGAGGCTTTTCTTCTCAACGAAATG ACATCATTTGGGAGCCAAGACGGTCGGCAGAAAATAGTAAGTCCAACAGTCCTAACAACAAGCTCGCAGGAGTCTTTATCGATTGCGATCTCAATCGCCAATAAATGTGTTTTGCTTGAACCTTCCGCAAGACCTTCCTTTGAAGATGTTCTCTGGAACTTACAATACGCAGCTCAAATGCAGTCTGCCGCAGACGCTGAACGCAAATCTGATACGTCGTCGTGA